TTGATCCATAACTGCAATCAAAAAATTGTGACACTATATTTATGAATAACTGCTCTATGAAGTCATTATTCACAATGCCAACACTATACCTCCTCAAGCATCTTTTGTTCAGCCTCTACTTCAGCAGAGTCTCTGCAAAGGAAAAGCACAATAATTTAAACTCACAGCTTTAAATCAGCAGAGAAATTCACAACAAGTATTAATAATAAACCTTCCAACTATACTGCGGACGCAGCAACGACACTTTGCACACACATTTTGCTCCTTTGCACAAGCTAAATATAAAACCCAGTAGCCAACATTAATTGCAAAACATAAGCACCTGAAAAAGTTAAAAGTCACTATAACCTATTTAACCAAGGGAACTAACCTGTACATAAATTATGGTATGCCTGACGAACTGCACGTTTGGAGCATCCTTGACTGAAATTATAGAACAcccaaaatcaaattttcaatttcaaaatttaCATACCCAATTTCTAgcagaaagaaagaaataatgCATCTCTTTCTGATTATTACCACTTGGCTGGCTCGGAGAGAGCTTTGTATTTGCCATATCGTCGTTTCCAATCGATCTGCTCTTTACAGCGATGGCAAACTCCAGTAATCTCGGACAAAGGTCTCCACTTTCCTCCAACTTCCTACTTATGGATGGACACAGTTAGAGTAGGtgttttttaattcaattttatttcgATTCAGGAAAATAAGGAAATGAAGAGTATTGAATGTTACCGTTTCATTGATTTTGCAGCCTGCGTGGGGCTTCCATGCGAAATGGTTTTGATGCTTCGGCGGACCTTGCTTCTTGCTCATCTTCCAGAGGTTGGCAAATAGGGCATAAATTGGTAATTTGACAGCCAAtacattaattttattatttataggtTTAGGGGTTTATGACTCGCATGCTCGGGACTGATGGGCACTACTACAAATTTAGGGtgcaggaaaaaaaaaaaaaaaaaccgtaACACCagaaaaaatactaaaaaactaAATCGAAATTGaaccgaaaataaggttaattaaaattaatggactaatatatggtttttaattttaaaatagtggttaatggttacgattatggtttttatattttaaaaccCGCGGTTAACCAAAACCGACTAAATATcaagtaaatattttttttttgaaactaaaatatcaagtaaatattaaaacatataaaaaatacatttatatatatatatatatatatatagttgtaTATTATCCCACTTATAATAAATACAGGATCAATAacaaaattttttttaataaaaaacacTAATAAGACTCAACTCATATTATCAATTTATCACAAATTAGATGATTAGTGAAAATAATATATCTCAATAGCTAGTTGGTGTGAATAATAATTCTAGTCCAAAAAGTGAACATAGTAATTTGATGCTGTAAAGGAAAATTCAAGGTCTATTTGGTTCTGCTTTTagaaaaagctacttttcgagtataaatataggtttattaaatctaagcttcaggatgctttgaatctccaccttaggattctaataagtctagatctaacggtgaatggggaaattctacatgctcattaaggtgcatgtgatcaaaatTGTAAATTAGGAATTtgcacatgcaccttaatgagcaagtgactGTAAACGACAAATAGTAGTTCTCTGACCAAACGCCTAAAACtatcatttttaatatgataaggcaaacatgaggtgaAAATAGAGTAAACAAAAGAACCCCACCGTGTCCAATCCATAGTCTATAGTCCACGCGGACACAATGGATGCACATCTCCCTCTCTACTGTTAATATTTTCGACTCGTCATTGTCCCACCATTCCACtcataataaaaattagaattctctaattatttttatttactagtggttagaaaccgaaataaaaggttaaccgatcGAAATATTTGATTAAGcgattaatggttaaccgaatttagtGGACTAATGTATGATTAGTATTTTAAAAAACCAATTAAATGGTTAACTgaccgaattaaccttaatggactggttaaccggtCAAATGTATCTCTATTTACAACTAGTTTTGAGATATGCTACCACGTGTCTATTTAATTGGGATGTTTAGTTCCATCTTTTAGCTAACTTTCTacattataaaaaaagaaaaatagaaactCTAAATAACACAGTAGTGTGGTGCCAATGCTACATTCCTCTCCCTTCAATTTTCTTTCATTGGGTGAAGAGAATAGTTTTGGACTAAACCAAAGTCTCGTGTGGCGTCGAAAGTTTCCCAACATTCGACCGATTAATCTATCCTAAGGGATTTACTTCTTATATATGCATCCCGTCAATACATATTTAAATATAGCGTTCCAAAATCTTCCCTTATATATAAAACTCCGGCTGTTACTCATCTAAAAAATGGCTGCAACTTCAACCATCCATGATTTGATTCAGATGTCATCCACTTGGAACATTTCTAAGCTGCCTCGTCAATATTCAAGATTTCCATCCAACTTAATGTCACACACCCGCTTTCTTATATAGCAAAAGAAAATTTCTAAGGTTGAAAATTTTGTACTCACGaaaaattcttttttattacGAAGGATCGCCATACGAGTATTTTTCATCTATCGACGGTCTCTTATTTGTTCTTATTATTCTTATATATCATAATCTAGCCTGCACTTTAATATATCTAGCATATTATACCATAGAGGGGTTTATACGGGTCCATTCTCCTCCCCTACTAGGATAGCTATTGTTCCTGACGATTGGGGTTAAAAGGTTTGAGTCGTCAAAGAAGAACTCTGGCTCCGTCTTGCCACTTAACAAACGGTTTCTTCCCATATGATAACTTGCTCATGTCTCTGTTCGCTCATAATGCCCACAAAGGCCATAAGTGTATCAATTTACATACCTTGGTGCTTCAAAACAACAAAGAACTTTGGTCTACGCGGA
The DNA window shown above is from Euphorbia lathyris chromosome 1, ddEupLath1.1, whole genome shotgun sequence and carries:
- the LOC136211922 gene encoding uncharacterized protein; this encodes MSKKQGPPKHQNHFAWKPHAGCKINETEVGGKWRPLSEITGVCHRCKEQIDWKRRYGKYKALSEPAKCQGCSKRAVRQAYHNLCTACAKEQNVCAKCRCCVRSIVGRDSAEVEAEQKMLEEAIKNARERDRRSLIRTMNKNTAKSSAKIASTEGNKVGDLFPSASLEDYASKSRSGNHGRNDHDHDDGDVVEDDDDDENNEAKNEQNPDHEDE